Proteins found in one Magnolia sinica isolate HGM2019 chromosome 5, MsV1, whole genome shotgun sequence genomic segment:
- the LOC131247113 gene encoding protein MIZU-KUSSEI 1-like — protein MAHFLSKFRPKRPQPQPQPQQQQQQQPRPPISLLQPSKKHSWRTVRILKIFRSAFRSFPIIAPNNCKLPSRHPRDLHISGGIRLSGTLFGHRKARITLAIQENPRCLPMLLLELAIPTGKLLQEMASGLVRIALECDKRPADKTKLLDEPIWTMYCNGRKTGYGTKRDPNEEDLNVMELLRAMSMGAGVLPNGEEGESPDGEFTYMRAHFERVIGSRDSETFYMLNPDGNSGPELSIFFVRV, from the coding sequence ATGGCGCATTTTCTATCAAAGTTCCGGCCAAAACGTCCGCAGCCTCAACCTcaaccccagcagcagcagcagcagcagccacgCCCGCCCATCTCCCTCCTACAACCTTCGAAAAAACATTCATGGAGAACAGTAcggatactgaaaatcttccgTTCGGCTTTCCGGTCATTCCCAATCATCGCACCTAACAACTGCAAGCTCCCTTCCAGGCACCCACGTGACCTCCACATCAGCGGCGGGATTCGTTTGAGCGGTACTCTCTTCGGCCATCGAAAGGCTCGGATCACCCTCGCAATCCAAGAGAACCCTCGGTGTCTCCCGATGCTGCTGCTGGAATTGGCAATCCCAACCGGTAAGCTTCTCCAGGAGATGGCGTCGGGTCTGGTGAGAATCGCACTCGAATGCGATAAACGACCTGCAGACAAGACCAAGCTTCTTGACGAGCCTATCTGGACCATGTACTGTAATGGCCGGAAAACGGGTTACGGTACGAAGAGGGATCCGAACGAGGAGGATCTCAATGTAATGGAGTTGCTCCGTGCAATGTCGATGGGGGCTGGTGTGCTTCCGAACGGTGAGGAGGGAGAATCTCCTGATGGGGAGTTTACATACATGCGGGCACATTTTGAGAGGGTTATCGGGTCTAGAGACTCCGAGACTTTTTATATGTTGAATCCTGATGGGAACAGCGGACCCGAACTTAGTATCTTCTTTGTTAGGGTATGA